A stretch of the Pirellulales bacterium genome encodes the following:
- a CDS encoding pyridoxine 5'-phosphate synthase — MAQLGVNIDHVATVRQARRTYEPDPVWAAAAAELGGADGITIHLREDRRHIQDRDLRILRETVTVKLNLELACDNDVLAIACQTRPDQVTLVPEQREEVTTEGGLDVVGVEAKVGAAIKRLRDAGIVVSLFLDADRKAIEAAKKLGADAVELHTGQYALASGAKQAAELAKLVEAGRQIVEQGMTLHAGHGLTYRNVLPVARMAHMGELNIGHSIVARALMVGLQAAVREMKLLVTLP, encoded by the coding sequence ATGGCACAACTCGGCGTCAATATCGATCACGTAGCGACCGTCCGGCAAGCGCGCCGCACTTACGAACCAGATCCCGTCTGGGCGGCCGCCGCGGCCGAACTGGGCGGGGCCGATGGCATCACGATTCATCTGCGCGAAGATCGCCGCCATATTCAGGACCGTGATCTGCGCATCCTGCGCGAAACCGTCACAGTCAAACTGAACTTGGAATTGGCGTGCGACAACGACGTGCTGGCGATTGCCTGCCAGACACGCCCCGACCAGGTCACACTGGTGCCGGAACAGCGTGAAGAAGTCACCACCGAAGGAGGACTCGACGTCGTCGGAGTGGAAGCGAAGGTCGGCGCGGCGATCAAGCGCTTGCGTGATGCCGGCATCGTGGTGAGCTTGTTTCTGGACGCCGATCGCAAAGCGATCGAAGCGGCCAAAAAACTGGGCGCGGACGCCGTGGAATTGCACACCGGGCAATACGCGTTGGCCAGCGGCGCCAAGCAGGCCGCGGAGCTGGCCAAGCTGGTGGAAGCCGGCCGCCAGATTGTCGAGCAAGGGATGACGCTGCACGCCGGCCACGGCCTGACCTATCGCAACGTCTTGCCTGTAGCCCGCATGGCGCATATGGGCGAACTGAATATCGGACACAGCATAGTGGCCCGCGCATTGATGGTTGGCCTGCAGGCGGCGGTGCGGGAAATGAAGCTGCTCGTTACACTCCCTTAA
- a CDS encoding glycosyltransferase family 4 protein, with the protein MPRVLLLFEYPTLNGGEQSLLAVLPSLAERDFTFQALAPAGSPLAAALTAHGIRITPLSTVDPQGRRLQQAEIRQQLQATVARIKPDLVHANSLSMGRLVGPIMAAERIPGIGHLRDIIGLSSQAVADLNRLSRLLAVSQATADFHVAQGIAVERTFVLHNGVDLDRFSPRPRRGWLQAELKIPQHAILLGTIGQLVLRKGHDVLAHAAALVAERFPDAHFVIAGSRYSDKDEAREHEQAVRSRFAEGTLVGRGHFVGLRSDIPELLNELTLLIHPARQEPLGRVLLEAAASGLPIVATDVGGTREILSSDSAELVPPGDAAALATAIVKLLDNEPLRRQYATACRQRVVAHFDARQAAAALGTHYHEVLEIPRTRPLT; encoded by the coding sequence ATGCCGCGGGTACTGCTGCTCTTTGAATACCCGACGCTCAACGGCGGTGAGCAATCCCTGCTCGCCGTGCTGCCGTCACTTGCCGAGCGCGATTTCACCTTTCAGGCATTGGCACCGGCCGGTAGCCCGTTGGCCGCGGCGTTGACCGCCCACGGCATCCGGATTACCCCACTAAGTACTGTCGACCCCCAGGGACGACGGCTGCAACAGGCTGAAATTCGCCAGCAGCTCCAGGCCACTGTCGCGCGGATAAAGCCGGACCTTGTGCATGCCAATAGTCTGTCGATGGGACGGCTGGTAGGGCCGATCATGGCGGCCGAGCGAATACCCGGCATCGGACACCTACGCGATATTATTGGTCTCAGCAGTCAGGCAGTGGCCGATCTCAACCGACTGTCTCGGTTGTTGGCGGTGTCGCAGGCGACGGCGGATTTTCACGTCGCGCAGGGTATCGCCGTCGAGAGAACGTTTGTCTTGCACAATGGCGTCGATCTCGACCGGTTCTCGCCACGCCCTCGCCGTGGTTGGCTGCAGGCAGAGCTAAAGATTCCGCAGCACGCGATCCTGCTAGGCACGATTGGGCAACTCGTGCTGCGCAAGGGGCACGACGTCTTGGCGCACGCGGCGGCGCTCGTTGCCGAGCGTTTTCCCGATGCGCATTTTGTGATCGCGGGAAGCCGCTACTCCGACAAGGATGAAGCCCGCGAGCACGAGCAGGCGGTGCGCAGCCGCTTTGCCGAGGGAACGCTGGTGGGCCGTGGCCATTTTGTCGGATTGCGGTCCGACATACCCGAGCTGTTGAATGAGTTGACTCTGCTGATTCACCCGGCGCGGCAAGAGCCGTTGGGCCGCGTGCTGCTCGAAGCAGCGGCCTCGGGCTTGCCGATCGTGGCTACCGACGTGGGTGGCACACGCGAAATTCTGTCGTCCGATTCTGCCGAACTTGTGCCGCCGGGCGATGCCGCGGCACTTGCGACGGCGATCGTCAAACTTCTCGACAACGAACCGCTGCGTCGCCAATATGCGACAGCCTGCAGACAGCGAGTCGTGGCACACTTTGATGCACGGCAGGCCGCGGCCGCACTAGGCACGCATTATCACGAAGTTTTGGAGATCCCTCGAACCCGTCCGTTAACGTGA
- a CDS encoding aspartate aminotransferase family protein, whose amino-acid sequence MSPTHSPIVDAYRRRTPTSAELYQRARQVFPSGVTHDGRYLEPYPIYVQRAAGSRKWDVDGNEYVDYAGGHGALLLGHNHPTVVEAIAQQLPLGTHYGAGHELEIRWGELVQQLIPAAEMVRFTNSGTEATLLALRLARAFTKRAKILRFAGHFHGWHDHMAFGVGSHFDGTPTPGVLAEVAENVLLAPPGDIEATRQILASHDDIAAVIVEPTGASWGQVPLAPSFIAALAEMTQARGALLIFDEVISGFRCSPGGAQACYKIKPDLTTLAKILAGGLPGGAIVGRQDVMEQLDFAKSTAADREKIGHHGTFNGGPLSAAAGIATLELVASTDACTRANDYAARLREALNRVLHDEQVPWIVYGTFSGFHIFTDPEGHRPRAAEIDSGKLDYRVLKTPARRSLIVKLRLGMLLHGVEIFSWPGGPTSAVHTDDDLARTADALRHTVRMLREEGEI is encoded by the coding sequence ATGAGTCCCACGCATTCTCCCATTGTCGATGCCTACCGCCGGCGGACGCCGACCTCGGCAGAACTTTACCAGCGCGCGCGCCAGGTCTTTCCGAGCGGCGTCACTCACGACGGTCGCTACCTCGAACCGTATCCGATTTATGTCCAGCGTGCTGCCGGATCGCGCAAATGGGACGTCGATGGCAATGAGTATGTCGACTACGCGGGCGGCCATGGGGCCCTGCTGCTGGGGCATAATCATCCCACGGTCGTGGAGGCTATCGCGCAGCAGTTGCCGCTCGGCACGCACTACGGCGCCGGCCACGAACTAGAGATTCGCTGGGGCGAACTGGTTCAGCAACTTATCCCCGCGGCCGAGATGGTGCGGTTCACGAATTCGGGAACCGAGGCCACGCTACTGGCGCTGCGCCTGGCGCGGGCATTTACGAAGCGGGCCAAAATCCTGCGCTTTGCCGGACACTTTCACGGCTGGCACGACCACATGGCGTTTGGCGTGGGATCGCATTTCGATGGCACTCCCACGCCAGGCGTTTTGGCCGAAGTGGCCGAGAACGTCCTGTTGGCCCCGCCAGGCGATATCGAAGCAACACGGCAGATTTTGGCCAGCCACGATGATATTGCCGCGGTGATCGTCGAGCCGACGGGGGCCAGTTGGGGACAAGTGCCGCTTGCTCCGTCGTTTATCGCGGCGCTGGCCGAAATGACCCAGGCGCGCGGCGCGCTTTTGATCTTCGACGAAGTCATCTCGGGATTTCGCTGTTCGCCCGGCGGCGCCCAGGCGTGCTACAAGATCAAGCCGGATCTAACGACGCTGGCGAAAATCTTGGCCGGCGGACTGCCGGGCGGGGCGATCGTCGGGCGCCAGGACGTCATGGAGCAGCTCGACTTTGCCAAGTCGACAGCAGCCGACCGGGAGAAAATCGGGCATCACGGCACGTTCAACGGTGGGCCACTGTCGGCCGCGGCCGGTATCGCCACGCTCGAGCTTGTCGCCTCGACCGACGCCTGCACGCGGGCGAATGATTATGCTGCGCGGCTCCGCGAGGCTTTGAATCGCGTGCTGCACGATGAGCAAGTGCCGTGGATCGTTTACGGCACGTTTTCCGGGTTCCATATTTTTACCGATCCCGAGGGGCATCGCCCACGCGCCGCCGAAATCGACTCGGGCAAGCTCGACTATCGCGTGCTCAAGACCCCGGCGCGCCGCTCGCTGATCGTCAAGCTGCGGTTGGGAATGTTGTTGCATGGCGTCGAGATTTTCTCCTGGCCCGGCGGACCTACCTCGGCCGTGCATACCGACGATGATCTCGCCCGCACGGCCGACGCCTTGCGGCACACGGTGCGCATGCTGCGTGAAGAGGGGGAAATCTGA
- a CDS encoding DUF447 domain-containing protein — translation MILEGIVTTINVDGSVNISPMGPIVEPDMTQLTLRPYETSATLQNLLRTKQGVFHVTDDVELLARAAVDRLEVMPPLVRAAKIDGWILADACRWYAFEVREVDTGEPRARLQAAVLDRGRIRDFFGLNRAKHAVVEAAILATRLGFLPIDEVRGEMRRLAVLVEKTGGPAEHRAFRFLGDFIQAEASSSAAGVTDHGSGPTASGIESTP, via the coding sequence ATGATTCTCGAAGGCATAGTCACAACGATCAACGTCGACGGCTCGGTTAATATCTCGCCGATGGGCCCAATCGTTGAACCGGATATGACACAGCTGACGCTGCGCCCTTACGAGACTTCGGCCACGTTGCAGAATCTGCTCCGTACCAAACAAGGCGTATTCCATGTCACCGACGATGTCGAGCTACTGGCCCGGGCTGCGGTCGATCGTCTCGAAGTTATGCCGCCGCTCGTGCGCGCTGCCAAGATAGATGGTTGGATCCTGGCCGATGCTTGTCGATGGTATGCCTTCGAAGTGCGCGAGGTAGACACGGGCGAGCCGCGCGCCCGGCTCCAGGCGGCCGTGCTCGACCGCGGGCGCATCCGCGACTTTTTTGGCCTCAATCGCGCGAAGCATGCCGTGGTCGAGGCTGCCATCCTGGCGACCCGCCTCGGCTTTCTGCCGATCGACGAGGTTCGCGGCGAGATGCGCCGGTTGGCGGTTTTGGTCGAGAAGACCGGCGGGCCGGCCGAGCACCGCGCGTTTCGCTTCCTCGGCGATTTTATTCAAGCCGAGGCATCCTCGTCTGCTGCCGGGGTGACGGATCACGGATCCGGGCCGACGGCTTCCGGCATCGAATCCACTCCCTGA
- a CDS encoding SDR family NAD(P)-dependent oxidoreductase, producing the protein MTVWDSLKLDGRRALVTGGSRGLGLEIARALGEAGADLILVGRDADQLETARQDLAQTCTARISLLPADLAEPAAAEAMCHRALAEHGPIDILVNNVGGRRINLPTEELPLADWQRIVDLNLTQAFLCTKLIGGAMLPRRQGRVINVSSISALVAGKQMRGRTYETTKAALAMFTKSVAADWAASGVTVNAIAPGTFLTDANRRWFNERPELRTDIEATIPMGRLGEPREIGALALYLASDASSYMTGAMLVIDGGRLLW; encoded by the coding sequence ATGACAGTTTGGGATTCCTTGAAGCTCGACGGTCGTCGCGCCCTGGTCACCGGTGGTAGCCGCGGGCTGGGGTTGGAAATCGCGCGCGCCCTCGGCGAGGCGGGTGCGGATTTGATCCTGGTGGGCCGTGACGCCGATCAATTGGAGACGGCCAGACAGGATCTTGCCCAAACCTGCACCGCGCGAATCTCGCTCTTGCCCGCCGATCTGGCCGAGCCGGCCGCGGCCGAGGCGATGTGCCACCGGGCGCTCGCCGAACACGGTCCGATCGATATCCTGGTCAACAATGTCGGCGGGCGGCGGATCAATCTCCCCACCGAAGAGTTGCCGCTGGCCGATTGGCAGCGGATTGTGGACTTGAACCTGACGCAGGCATTCCTCTGTACCAAGCTTATCGGCGGCGCGATGTTGCCGCGCAGACAAGGCCGCGTGATCAATGTCTCGTCCATTTCGGCGCTAGTGGCCGGTAAACAAATGCGCGGCCGTACCTACGAGACGACCAAGGCGGCGCTCGCCATGTTCACCAAAAGTGTGGCCGCTGATTGGGCCGCCTCCGGCGTGACGGTAAACGCCATCGCGCCCGGCACGTTTCTCACCGACGCCAATCGGCGTTGGTTCAACGAGCGCCCGGAGTTGCGCACGGATATCGAGGCAACGATTCCCATGGGCCGGCTGGGCGAACCGCGCGAAATAGGCGCACTCGCGCTCTATCTGGCCAGCGACGCTTCGAGCTACATGACCGGGGCGATGCTGGTCATTGATGGCGGTCGGCTGCTGTGGTGA
- the dapA gene encoding 4-hydroxy-tetrahydrodipicolinate synthase: MTTKGEAFAGLSVAITTPFKNGEIDWPVFRAQIDFQVAAGTKCICPVGTTGESPTLSHDEHERVIAETVQIAAGRIKVMPGTGSNSTREALRLARHAAKSGADASLVVAPYYNKPTQEGFYQHFKALAEATDLPICVYNIPGRTGKNIEPETIARMAELKNITMVKEATGSMDQASQVLALTNLTLLSGDDSLTLPLLAIGGRGVISVVGNVVPQDMNALLMAFDTGNIADAQRWHKKLFPLCRDMLGLATNPIPIKLAMRLLGRDTGELRLPMTPLGPAEEAKLRSTLAGYGLL; encoded by the coding sequence ATGACGACCAAAGGTGAAGCCTTCGCCGGTCTTTCGGTTGCCATCACCACGCCGTTTAAGAATGGCGAGATCGATTGGCCAGTGTTCCGGGCGCAGATCGATTTTCAGGTGGCTGCCGGCACGAAGTGCATCTGCCCCGTCGGTACGACCGGCGAGTCTCCGACGTTGTCGCATGATGAGCACGAGCGCGTGATTGCCGAGACGGTGCAGATCGCCGCCGGACGGATCAAAGTCATGCCCGGCACCGGCTCGAACAGCACGCGCGAGGCCCTGCGATTGGCCCGCCATGCCGCCAAGTCAGGTGCCGATGCCTCCCTGGTCGTGGCTCCCTACTACAACAAGCCCACGCAAGAAGGTTTTTATCAGCATTTCAAAGCGCTGGCCGAAGCGACCGACTTGCCGATCTGCGTGTACAACATTCCCGGGCGCACCGGCAAGAACATCGAGCCCGAGACGATTGCGCGGATGGCCGAGCTGAAGAACATCACCATGGTCAAGGAAGCGACCGGCTCGATGGATCAAGCCTCGCAGGTGCTGGCCCTGACGAACCTCACGCTGCTCAGCGGCGACGACAGCCTGACGTTGCCGCTTTTGGCCATTGGCGGACGCGGTGTGATCTCGGTCGTGGGCAACGTGGTACCGCAGGATATGAATGCGCTGCTCATGGCGTTCGACACGGGCAACATCGCCGACGCGCAGCGGTGGCACAAGAAGCTATTCCCTCTGTGCCGAGACATGCTCGGTCTGGCGACAAATCCTATTCCGATCAAGCTCGCCATGCGGTTGTTGGGGCGCGATACCGGCGAGTTGCGACTGCCTATGACCCCTCTCGGACCGGCCGAGGAAGCCAAGCTCCGCTCGACATTGGCCGGCTACGGTTTGCTATAG